CGCTTGCTTTTGCCAGGCCGTGGGGGCTGCGCTTACCGAAATGGTTGCTAACTATACCAGCTGCCATCGGTTCTGTTTTGTTGTCATTATGGGGATTTACTTACTTCGTAATGCAGTATTTGTTAGCGGTCGGCCGCGTTCAGTCGGCCCCCATGTATGCCGATCAAGATGCAAGCCCCATGGCGGTGTGGGGATACTTCTGGTACGCACTCTTCCTGATCTGGGGAATTTCACTGGGTACAGCAGCATACTATGGGGGAAAAGTTCGTAAGCAGAATAAATCAAAATCGTTTCACTAAATAACGCATGTATTTCTTTCGTTGGACATTTTTGGTAACCTTGTACAATATAATAGGATACACACCTAAAGAGGAGCCTGCACGGTTCCTTTTTAATTTGGGTGCAAATGGACATAGAGGAAGTATAATATAGAGATAGAGGAAGGAAACCTCTGCTCTGATCATACGAGCCCAAGAATAACATCTACATATAAAGGATGAGCCACCATGAAGTTGATGAAGCGGATCTGGTTCCGTATCGGTAACCATTACAGAAAGAAGCGGGATTTTGAACAAGCCCTTAAATATATGAGAAAAGGCGAAAGTGCCATTACCAGTTTCAATGATAAGCTGCACTATGCGGAGCTGCTGCACAACAGCGGCCATTCGGAAGAGGCCATAACTTATTTGGGGCGCGTGATCGATACGAGCGGAAGCCATCGCGCTTATGAGCGGCGCGCTCATATTTTGCGTGAGCTGAACCGGGAGCGCGAGGCCATTGAGGATCTAAATGAAGCGATTCGGTTGAATGCCGACAATTATATGAATTGGTATACCCGGGGGATTGCCCACAAGGATTTGAATCAATATGAAGAGGCGATCCGCGATCTGAAGGAAAGCATTAAAAGAGAGGACAGGAGCACGGTTATTTCAACTTATTATGAGCTGGGCATGACCTTTTACGAGAGCGGCAATCCGGCGGAAGCGGCGCACTATTTTCGACTAAGCATCCAGGAGCCGGAACGCGCCATCCCGATGTATTATTACATGCTGTCCGTATCCCTGGATCTGATGGATCATGTGCAGGAAGCCGTGGGAGTTCTACAGGAGGGTATCCAGCTGGCCGATCGGTATGAAGCGGAAGCGGATGGCGGATATGCGCTGTTTGCAGGCAGCACCAACTACAGCTACGGTGCATTTCAGACGTTTCAGCGGCAAGTGCGGGAGGCGTATTCCTTTCGGAAATCTATGGCGGACCTGTACGTGCAGCTTGGGGACATGGGACAGGCCGAGCACTTTCTATCGGAGGCCATTGAGCGGTATCCGGATTCATACGAGCTTTACTTAAAGAGAGCGGAGGTCTTCAATCGTTCCGGTAACAAAAATGCAGCCAAAGCGGATTTGGCATGGGCGATTGAAGCGGCGCCGGACGATTACCGCGCGTATTTCGACATGGCCCGGATTTATCGCGAGGATGGTCTGGAGGATCAGGCCTACGAGCTGATTTCGAAGTTGTATGCAAGACAGCCGGACTCCCCGCTGGCCTGCTATTGGATGGCCGACTGCTATTACCGGCTGGGTCGTCAGGAGGAGGCGCTGGCGATCAATGACAAGCTGCTTAAGCTTGAGAATGATGATGCACCGAATTATGTGCAGCGCGCCGATATTTACATGGAGATGAATGATCTGCCATCAGCGGAGCAGGCTCTGAAGGAAGCAGCCGCGCTTCAGGACGGGACTGAAATCCGCAACAAGCTGAGTTATGTGCTCTATCTTCAGGGACGCAATGAGGAAGCGCTGCTTGAACTGCAGGAAGCGGTTAAGCAGGAGGAGTCCTTCTCCGAGCATCCGACGTATTTGGCGGCCAGCGGCCATATCTATAAGGAGATGGGCATGTGGGATCTGGCCATCGATGCTTATTCCCAGGCAATCCAGGCGCATCCGTCGAACCCGAGATTTTACGAGTTTCGTGCCGTTTGCTTTGTGGAGACCGGACAGCTGGAACGGGGATTAGCGGACTGTGCTCAAGGGCTCAGTTTGAACCCGGGGCAAGGCAGCCTCTACAGCCTGCGAAGCGGAATCTATTATTCGATGGCGGATTATGTGCGGGCGAAGGAAGATACGCTGCAAGTGCTGGAGCTTTCGCCGGGTCATCCGGGCGCTTATTTCAGACTGGGACAGATTTATTACAAGGATCAGGACGAGGATGCGGCATTAGCTGCTTTTGACGAGGTACTGAGGCTGGTTCCCGAGCATGCCGACAGCTATTTGTACAAAGCACATATTTTTTACGGCCAGTTCGAGCATGAAGATGCCATACAGGCCATCGTGAACTGGAGCTTGCATCTTCAGAAGGAGATGCCGCCGGCGGATAAAATCCAAGCCATCGAAGGCTTGGAGGGCTTTGAAGAGAGCTTGCTGAACAAAGCGGTAGAACGGTTAACGGGCATGTATGGACATCAGCTTTATTTGTCCTGAATGCCGCTCTTAACCAGCAAAATCATCGAATCCTGCATTCACCCTGTAAGTCCGGTGCTCATGTAGGGATGCGTTGATCACGAAGAAGTTAGAGTCCGCCAAGAAGTGGTGTCACATTTTGTCTGAAATTATGGTATGATTCAATAGTTGTTGCAGCATAACATGCTCGCAGGCTGCATAGCCAAGCGGGCTTTCTTCATGTGCAAGGAGGGGGATTATCATGATCTCACTGCAAGAGGTCAGTAAAAGCTTTGGCAGCGGCAGTGGCCGTTATCAGGCGATAGACGCTGTCTCTCTTCATATTGAGGAGGGAAGCATACACGGAATCATCGGCACGAGCGGAGCTGGGAAATCGACGCTGCTGCGCATCATGAATGTACTGGAGAGACCGGATTCCGGCCGAGTCGTGGTGAATGGTCAGGAGCTGACCTCCCTTGGCGGCAGGGAGCTTCGGGAGGCAAGAAGATCGATTGGCATGATCTTTCAGCTGTTCCAGCTGGTCAGCAACCGCACGGTATGGGGCAATGTTTCGATGCCGCTTGAGCTCGCAAAGGTACCGAAGATCGAACGGGCGAATCGTGTCCAGGAGGTTTTACGTTTTGTCGGACTTGAGGATAAAGCGAAGTCGTATCCGGCTCAGCTAAGCGGCGGGCAGAAGCAGCGGGTAGCGATTGCCAGAGCGTTAGCCAATTCGCCGACCGTCTTGTTGTGCGATGAGCCGACCTCTTCCTTGGATCCCCAGACAACCGCGGATATTCTGGAGGTGCTCCGGCATATCAACCGAACGCTGGGGGTAACCATCGTAATCGTTTCCCACGAGATGGACGTGGTGAACGACATTTGCGACCAGGTGTCCGTTATGGAGAACGGACGTCTGAGCAGAACGTACCGCAATCAGCTAAGCGATGGAGAGACTCCTCGGGATTTCGGATCTTCAATGGACGGTGCAGGGAAAGTGGGGGATTGTTAGTTCCATGAATGACATCATTCCATATTTAAGTGATTATTTTGCCTATGTCCTGCAGTATCAGAATGAAATCTGGCGGGCGATTGGCGAGACGTTCATCATGGTGGGCATATCGATTGCTGCCGCTATAATACTGGGTCTTCCGGTCGGAACACTGCTATTTTTGTGTCGAAAAGGCCAGCAGTATGAGAATCGCCTTCTATTCTCCATTTTGAATGCCTTGGTTAACGTCATACGGTCATTCCCGTTTCTGCTTCTGGTTGTCATTATGATACCGGTTACGAGATGGATCGTCGGTACTTCCCTGGGGACGCTGGCCGCTGCGGTTCCTTTATCCGTCGTTGCGGTGGCTTACTATTCTAGGCTGGTAGAGCAATCCTTGCTGGAGGTGCCGAAGGAAGTGATGGAGGCGGCCGCTTCCATGGGGGCATCCACACTCCAAATGATATACAAATTCCTGTATGTAGAGGCCCGCTCGGGCCTTGTACTTGGGCTGACAACATCCACGATCAGTTTTATCTCGTACTCTACGGTGATGGGGATCGTGGGTGGGGGTGGCGTCGGAGACTTCGCGATCCGTTACGGGTACCAGCGATTTGAGGGAGAGCTTATGTCATTTACAATCATCATTATGATCATTCTGGTACAGTCCATCCAGTTTGGAGGGAACCTGGCATCCAGACTGCTCGATAAGAGAAAAGTTTAATTCTATTTTTTGAACGCATGTACACCGATTATATTTTAACTGGAGGTAACCAAACGATGAATAAGAAATTAATGCTGCTGATGCTGACCCTCTTGCTGGTGCTGGCAGGCTGCGGGCAGCAACCTGCCAAGGACAAGGCTCCGGAGAGTGCTGCACCCGATGCCGCGGAAGAAGTTACATTAAAAGTCGCAACGCTCATTCCGCCAATGACCGAGGTGCTTGATCTGGTGAAGCCGATGCTGAAGGAAGAAGGCATCAACCTTGAAATCCAGATCTTGTCCGATAATGTGCAGCCGAACAATGCGCTGGCCCATAAAGAGGTAGATGCGAACTTCTTCCAGCATGTGCCGTACATGGAAGAGTACAATGCGAACAACGGCTCGGAATTGGTTCCGGTCACCCCGATCTATAATGCCGTTTTTGGAGCGTACTCCAAAAAATATAAGACCATCGAAGAGCTTCCGGACGGTGCAAGCATCGCGATTCCTAACGACCCTTCCAACATCGGCCGATCCCTGGTGATGTTCGAGAAGAACGGCCTGATTAAGCTGAAGGAAGGCGTCGGCATTCAAGCGACGCAGGCGGATATCGTGGAGAATCCGCATAAATACAAGTTCACCGAGGTGGATCTGCTCATGCTGGCCCGTACGCTCGACGACGTCGATATGGTTGCCATGACGCCGGCATACGCGAAACCGCTGGGACTTACCCCTAAGAAGGATGCTCTCGTAACCGAAGGCAACGATTCTGACTTCACCATTACGCTGGTGGCCCGTAAAGATAATGTGGATTCCGAGCCGATCCAGAAGCTTGCCAAGGCGATGACCAGCCCGGAAGTGAAAAAGTTCTTCGAGGATAACTACTCTGAGATTGCGCTGCCGGCTTTTGAATAAAGCGCGTATTTTATGGTTCATAATAACCGTTTTCCGAGGTTTTCGGGGGACGGTTATTTTTTTGAGTGCGGCCAAATATGGTATACTCTTCATGGATTTGAGAGGTGCACCTTACATACCCATACGTATTGGAGTTGAGAATTTATGAAAAAAGAAGTAATCGACAGACTCATTACCTATGCACAAGTGGATACGCAGTCAGACGAGAACAGTAATACCTGCCCTTCGACACCGGGACAGCTGACGCTGGGTCAGCTGCTGGTGGACGAGCTGAAGGAAATCGGCATGCAGGACGTAACGATGGATGAGAATGGCTATGTGATGGCCACGCTTCCGGCAAACTCGGATAAACAGATCCCGACCATCGGCTTTTTGGCACATATCGATACGGCTACCGATTTTACG
This Paenibacillus sp. JZ16 DNA region includes the following protein-coding sequences:
- a CDS encoding DUF3995 domain-containing protein yields the protein MNHSRMKKAGYTACIAAVMYALPHFWWGLGIGFAFPGDFQEAPDEFWTHVIGYWGMGTLALLAAVFALAFARPWGLRLPKWLLTIPAAIGSVLLSLWGFTYFVMQYLLAVGRVQSAPMYADQDASPMAVWGYFWYALFLIWGISLGTAAYYGGKVRKQNKSKSFH
- a CDS encoding tetratricopeptide repeat protein, which translates into the protein MKLMKRIWFRIGNHYRKKRDFEQALKYMRKGESAITSFNDKLHYAELLHNSGHSEEAITYLGRVIDTSGSHRAYERRAHILRELNREREAIEDLNEAIRLNADNYMNWYTRGIAHKDLNQYEEAIRDLKESIKREDRSTVISTYYELGMTFYESGNPAEAAHYFRLSIQEPERAIPMYYYMLSVSLDLMDHVQEAVGVLQEGIQLADRYEAEADGGYALFAGSTNYSYGAFQTFQRQVREAYSFRKSMADLYVQLGDMGQAEHFLSEAIERYPDSYELYLKRAEVFNRSGNKNAAKADLAWAIEAAPDDYRAYFDMARIYREDGLEDQAYELISKLYARQPDSPLACYWMADCYYRLGRQEEALAINDKLLKLENDDAPNYVQRADIYMEMNDLPSAEQALKEAAALQDGTEIRNKLSYVLYLQGRNEEALLELQEAVKQEESFSEHPTYLAASGHIYKEMGMWDLAIDAYSQAIQAHPSNPRFYEFRAVCFVETGQLERGLADCAQGLSLNPGQGSLYSLRSGIYYSMADYVRAKEDTLQVLELSPGHPGAYFRLGQIYYKDQDEDAALAAFDEVLRLVPEHADSYLYKAHIFYGQFEHEDAIQAIVNWSLHLQKEMPPADKIQAIEGLEGFEESLLNKAVERLTGMYGHQLYLS
- a CDS encoding methionine ABC transporter ATP-binding protein; its protein translation is MISLQEVSKSFGSGSGRYQAIDAVSLHIEEGSIHGIIGTSGAGKSTLLRIMNVLERPDSGRVVVNGQELTSLGGRELREARRSIGMIFQLFQLVSNRTVWGNVSMPLELAKVPKIERANRVQEVLRFVGLEDKAKSYPAQLSGGQKQRVAIARALANSPTVLLCDEPTSSLDPQTTADILEVLRHINRTLGVTIVIVSHEMDVVNDICDQVSVMENGRLSRTYRNQLSDGETPRDFGSSMDGAGKVGDC
- a CDS encoding methionine ABC transporter permease encodes the protein MNDIIPYLSDYFAYVLQYQNEIWRAIGETFIMVGISIAAAIILGLPVGTLLFLCRKGQQYENRLLFSILNALVNVIRSFPFLLLVVIMIPVTRWIVGTSLGTLAAAVPLSVVAVAYYSRLVEQSLLEVPKEVMEAAASMGASTLQMIYKFLYVEARSGLVLGLTTSTISFISYSTVMGIVGGGGVGDFAIRYGYQRFEGELMSFTIIIMIILVQSIQFGGNLASRLLDKRKV
- a CDS encoding MetQ/NlpA family ABC transporter substrate-binding protein, translated to MNKKLMLLMLTLLLVLAGCGQQPAKDKAPESAAPDAAEEVTLKVATLIPPMTEVLDLVKPMLKEEGINLEIQILSDNVQPNNALAHKEVDANFFQHVPYMEEYNANNGSELVPVTPIYNAVFGAYSKKYKTIEELPDGASIAIPNDPSNIGRSLVMFEKNGLIKLKEGVGIQATQADIVENPHKYKFTEVDLLMLARTLDDVDMVAMTPAYAKPLGLTPKKDALVTEGNDSDFTITLVARKDNVDSEPIQKLAKAMTSPEVKKFFEDNYSEIALPAFE